A window of the Trichoderma asperellum chromosome 6, complete sequence genome harbors these coding sequences:
- a CDS encoding uncharacterized protein (EggNog:ENOG41), translated as MFAPVQRITKSLKPQTVVLGATLVFAAVASGTYSFRIYNRYIRKYQIHIRPEIGVSDSLTNSNIVRTLVNPHSHVAMGDSRSVVLTTHSGQEAPSDEAILSALVNGFFSGPVFTPERIALRLLGLQLVKFEGLAPTSQHIWNTSQMPNTHLPAKTAILWGCFQVANIELSSSTYGDNKSIIDIVFGNNKGQFAGCHRFSIKRLEAKSHSQREPTQFHIQLECIVCNPTVNKPIGISFLGGFHIIYANMLFRDAVTEAKHRLSLSSA; from the exons atgTTCGCGCCCGTCCAGCGCATCACAAAATCCCTCAAGCCACAGACTGTTGTATTAGGTGCTACGCTCGTGTTTGCTGCTGTAGCTAGCGGCACATACAGCTTTAGAATATACAATCGATATATTCGAAAATACCAGATACATATTCGACCAGAGATAGGTGTGTCGGACTCACTTACCAACTCAAACATAGTCCGCACCCTAGTCAACCCTCACAGCCATGTTGCCATGGGAGACTCTCGCTCAGTCGTTTTGACAACGCACTCAGGACAGGAGGCGCCATCGGATGAGGCCATCCTCTCCGCACTTGTAAATGGCTTTTTCTCAGGTCCAGTTTTTACGCCAGAAAGAATTGCACTTCGACTTTTAGGACTCCAATTGGTGAAGTTTGAAG GCTTGGCACCGACATCACAACATATCTGGAATACTTCACAGATGCCCAATACTCATCTTCCTGCCAAAACAGCAATATTATGGGGATGTTTCCAAGTCGCCAATATTGAGTTATCGAGCTCTACATATGGagataataaaagtataattgaTATTGTCTTCGGTAATAATAAGGGGCAGTTTGCTGGCTGCCATCGATTTTCTATCAAACGACTCGAGGCAAAGTCTCATTCCCAGAGAGAGCCTACACAATTTCACATACAGTTGGAATGCATTGTCTGTAATCCAACCGTTAATAAGCCGATTGGTATTAGCTTTCTGGGAGGATTTCACATCATATACGCAAATATGCTTTTTAGGGATGCTGTGACAGAGGCAAAGCACAGGCTAAGTCTTAGCAGTGCGTAA